In the Hordeum vulgare subsp. vulgare chromosome 7H, MorexV3_pseudomolecules_assembly, whole genome shotgun sequence genome, one interval contains:
- the LOC123412961 gene encoding (S)-coclaurine N-methyltransferase-like, producing MAAAAVAARAYEAAARAYEAAARSALAALERNLLPDAVTRRLTRLLLAQRLRLGYLPSAPLQLQDLLLFAHSLEGMPIAIETDTAKTQHYELPTTFFKLVLGKNLKYSSCYFPDDSSTLEDAEVAMLELYCQRAQLQDGQSILDVGCGWGSLSVYIAKKYRNCNITGICNSTTQKAFIEEHCRENELSNVEIIVADISKFEMERSFDRIISIEMFEHMKNYKALLKKISRWMKEDSLLFVHYFCHKTFAYHFEDKNDDDWITRYFFTGGTMPSANLLLYFQEDVSVVNHWLVSGTHYARTSEEWLKRMDRNIATIRPIFEKTYGRESATKWIAYWRTFFISVAELFGYNNGDEWMVAHHLFRKK from the exons atggcggcggcggctgtcgCGGCGCGGGCGtacgaggcggcggcgcgggcgtacgaggcggcggcgcggtcCGCTCTGGCGGCACTGGAGCGCAACCTCCTGCCCGACGCGGTCACCCGGCGGCTCACGCGCCTCCTGCTCGCGCAGCGCCTCCGCCTCGGCTACCTCCCCTCCGCGCCGCTCCAGCTGCAGGACCTCCTCCTCTTCGCTCACT CACTTGAAGGCATGCCCATTGCCATTGAAACGGACACAGCCAAAACCCAGCACTACGAGTTGCCGACCACATTCTTCAAGCTAGTGCTCGGAAAAAACCTCAAATACAG TTCATGTTACTTCCCTGATGATTCAAGCAcccttgaagatgctgaggttgcAATGCTGGAGTTGTATTGCCAGAGGGCGCAGCTGCAGGATGGCCAAAGCATCCTTGATGTTGGATGTGGATGGGGATCCCTCTCTGTATACATAGCAAAGAAATATAGGAACTGCAATATTACAGGGATATGCAACTCAACAACTCAAAAGGCTTTTATAGAAGAGCACTGTAG GGAAAATGAGCTATCCAATGTTGAGATAATTGTAGCAGACATCAGCAAGTTTGAGATGGAGCGTTCTTTTGACAGGATCATATCCATAGAGATGTTTGAG CACATGAAAAACTACAAGGCACTTCTTAAGAAGATATCCAGATGGATGAAAGAGGATTCCTTATTGTTTGTTCACTACTTCTGCCACAAGACATTTGCGTATCACTTCGAG GACAAGAATGATGATGATTGGATCACAAGGTATTTCTTCACTGGAGGAACAATGCCATCAGCAAACCTCCTTCTCTACTTTCAG GAAGATGTATCTGTGGTCAATCATTGGCTTGTCAGTGGCACACATTATGCTAGAACTAG TGAGGAGTGGCTGAAACGTATGGACAGGAACATCGCTACCATAAGGCCAATCTTTGAGAAGACTTATGGGAGAGAATCAGCTACCAAATGGATAGCTTATTGGAGGACGTTCTTCATCTCAGTCGCCGAACTTTTCGGATATAACAATGGTGATGAATGGATGGTTGCACATCACCTGTTCCGAAAGAAGTAG
- the LOC123412959 gene encoding U-box domain-containing protein 34-like, whose translation MASSGDPLAVAVAVRRDGRASRRAARWAAAAPGRVALVHVIPPLAFVPTPTGEQVPVERMAAGVVEMFSQDRRARAQDVFLPFRRLFGSKTVETVVLEGHSVAEALARYAAESGVRNLVLGSATLSWFRRILWLQDLPNTVLKAMPCSCNVFIVSRHRLTIKLVNQTQADNSNTYLKIESVSHREFALRLRSQLQDKQSLHDLPNVNTPKSSEVTSSDSSSQARSSLSFSASAAQSSESLRRRLFGRVCRKTPGRTGDTDFDAIGQLKEFPCVSLSSTEESRRIDEVAKPRKEYQDTPMMYVEACENHVHAKKKIQVLSNGCSEDLQKVQDALQQEDFFKQKAAPEKNKHFRATEEAEMVKKAFTREAYSKHNAETVTNMATTEKAKVLGALLSTGKSCRRYSRHEIELATENFSDAKKIGEGGYGIVYRCTLDHTEVAVKVIQQDSRGKIDEFFKEVDILGRLHHPNLVLLLGFCPEIGCLVYEYMENGSLEDQLIDNEGRQPLHWSLRFQIICEVARGLAFLHGTKPEPIVHRDLKPGNILLDKNYVSKIGDVGFAKLISDLAPDGFTEYRDDTVIAGTMYYMDPEYQLTGTVRPKSDLFALGIIILQLLTGKRPNGLILSAEEAIRKGTFPDILDISLNDWPIAEAEMLAKLGLHCTALRCRDRPDLEQEVLPELENILSRVTSSRKFRSPNAVVPSHFICPISQEIMDDPSVAADGHTYERRAIEAWFEKHTISPITKGMLPSLTIIPSHSLHEAIQQWKRSSR comes from the exons ATGGCGTCCTCGGGTGACCCCCTGGCTGTGGCGGTGGCCGTGCGCCGGGACGGCCGCGCCAGCCGCCGGGCCGCCAGGTGGGCAGCCGCCGCCCCCGGCCGCGTCGCGCTCGTCCACGTCATCCCGCCCCTCGCCTTCGTCCCCACCCCCA CGGGGGAGCAGGTGCCGGTGGAGAGGATGGCTGcgggggtggtggagatgttctcgCAGGACCGGAGGGCGCGCGCGCAGGACGTCTTCCTCCCCTTCCGCCGCCTCTTCGGCAGCAAAACC gTGGAGACGGTGGTTCTGGAGGGGCACAGCGTCGCGGAGGCGCTGGCCAGGTACGCGGCGGAGTCCGGCGTCCGCAACCTCGTGCTCGGATCCGCCACCTTGAGCTGGTTCCGGAG GATATTATGGCTCCAAGATTTGCCCAATACTGTCTTAAAAGCCATGCCATGTTCTTGCAATGTATTTATCGTGTCGCGGCACAGATTAACTATAAAACTTGTGAATCAGACTCAAGCAGACA ATTCAAATACTTACTTAAAGATTGAGTCAGTTAGTCATAGAGAATTTGCCCTAAGACTGAGGAGccagttgcaagacaaacaatcaTTGCACGACCTTCCTAATGTGAACACACCAAAATCTTCTGAAGTTACTAGTTCTGACTCGTCCTCTCAAGCCCGCAGTTCCCTTAGCTTTTCTGCAAGTGCTGCTCAAAGTTCAGAAAGTCTTAGAAGACGTCTGTTTGGAAGAGTATGTCGAAAGACACCAGGGCGAACAGGAGACACAGATTTTGACGCCATTGGCCAGTTGAAGGAATTTCCTTGTGTCTCCTTAAGTTCTACTGAAGAG TCTCGACGTATAGATGAAGTAGCAAAACCGAGGAAGGAGTACCAGGATACACCGATGATGTATGTCGAAGCTTGTGAAAATCACGTCCATGCTAAGAAAAAG ATCCAGGTGCTTTCTAATGGGTGTAGTGAAGATTTGCAGAAAGTGCAAGATGCACTACAGCAGGAGGATTTTTTCAAACAGAAAGCTGCACCGGAGAAAAACAAACATTTCAGAGCTACTGAAGAAGCTGAGATGGTGAAAAAGGCATTCACTCGTGAGGCTTATTCCAAGCACAATGCTGAAACTGTAACCAACATGGCGACTACAGAGAAGGCAAAGGTTCTGGGTGCTCTTCTGTCGACAGGCAAAAGTTGCAGGCGCTACTCGAGACATGAAATAGAGCTCGCCACCGAGAACTTCTCTGATGCAAAAAAGATCGGTGAGGGAGGCTATGGGATTGTATACAGGTGCACCCTTGATCACACTGAAGTAGCTGTCAAGGTTATCCAGCAAGATTCCCGTGGCAAGATTGATGAGTTCTTTAAAGAG GTTGACATTCTCGGCCGACTTCACCATCCCAACCTAGTTTTGTTGCTTGGGTTTTGTCCTGAAATTGGATGTCTTGTATATGAATACATGGAGAACGGAAGTCTGGAAGATCAACTTATCGACAACGAAGGGCGCCAACCACTCCATTGGTCTCTGCGCTTCCAAATTATTTGTGAGGTAGCTCGTGGGCTTGCATTCTTGCATGGAACGAAGCCCGAGCCGATTGTGCATCGTGATCTCAAGCCTGGAAATATCTTGCTGGACAAGAACTATGTAAGCAAAATAGGCGACGTAGGTTTCGCGAAGCTCATATCAGATCTAGCGCCAGATGGTTTCACAGAATACAGAGACGACACTGTCATTGCCGGCACAATGTATTACATGGACCCTGAGTACCAGTTAACTGGGACAGTTCGTCCGAAATCAGATCTTTTCGCTTTGGGGATTATCATTCTCCAGCTACTAACTGGCAAGCGTCCGAATGGGCTAATACTTAGCGCAGAAGAGGCCATCCGAAAGGGCACATTTCCTGATATCCTCGACATATCTCTGAATGATTGGCCAATCGCTGAGGCGGAGATGCTGGCAAAACTGGGGCTGCACTGTACGGCGCTGAGATGCAGGGACAGGCCTGATCTCGAGCAAGAGGTGCTTCCAGAGCTCGAAAATATTCTAAGCAGGGTTACCAGCTCTCGGAAGTTTAGGAGTCCAAACGCAGTTGTGCCAAGCCACTTCATCTGCCCTATATCGCAG GAGATAATGGACGATCCGAGTGTTGCTGCTGATGGTCATACCTACGAGCGAAGGGCGATCGAAGCTTGGTTCGAGAAACACACGATCTCCCCAATTACGAAAGGCATGCTTCCGAGCCTGACCATAATTCCCAGCCATTCCTTGCATGAAGCGATCCAGCAATGGAAGCGGTCATCTAGATGA